The sequence tttgttttctgaaatgtaaaagtgttttgcaccccccggccaccgtagtaTAGGACTCGATGACAGGTTCATACAACAAATCATAACAGCTTATCAAGGCAACATGGTTCAACAACTCAAGGAAACATTATGTGACATTTACAGGGCAAATCTGCCCCGACACTGAATAGCAACTGGACCCACCATACTGTTTGCCTAAGGCCAGTCAGTACAGGACAAAAAtccatgaaaatgtaaaagactTCTCCAGTATTTTATTGGGCGTATCTAAAATGTTGATGGAAACAAttgcagttatttttttattccagcCTGTTTATTACGTTGTATTCGGGTCTCTTTAAGTGGATTTGAAACATGACTCGGCTCCTGTGTCTCCTATGTTATTTCTCTGATCACGCCCCTTTATGCAGGCAGCTCTCCATTGGTTTTCATAACCCGGGGGGAAGTGGGCTGCGTGGTGGAGATTTACAGAAGGCTGCACCCTCAACGCGATTTAAAATGCCTGATGAGAACAAATATGCTGCCATTTCAATATATCTGAAGCCCCAGATGTGGCGGGAGAGTCACCGACTCATGTAGAAGGTAACATTTCCATCTTTGACATATATGAAGCGATAACACCGTCCTCACATCTGGCTCCCGCCGCGGCAGCAGCCTCCGCATCCCCAGCAGGGTGACATAACATCGGCCAGGCAGTTCATGGAGAGCCGAGGGATCCTTGTCCACAGAAAGCTGCAGTTTACCGCGGTTTCATAAGTTCTTTCTCGCTAAAGTGCAGCGCTGGCTTTTTATCAATCTTTACGGGAACAAATGTTTTCTCTGGTTTGGAACTGAATGTAGCCTAAATATGTATAGCTATGGACGGTGTTAATCCAAAGCCCCAATTATGATCCAAAAACATGTAGACTGCGGATAAAGAGCAGTAATTGTGGCCCACAGAAGGTAATTAGGTAAACGATTTGCTGAATAGACATGTTAAACCATATTGTTTGAATAGCACCATCTGATAATTACCTGCATACAGAGTCGGCCCAAGACATAAGCAAATCCAGCAGCTGCTTAAGGGAAACCAGCCCCCACACCAGCAGGTGGCTCCCAAGAGCATTAAAATGATCCCAGAAGACAGAGCTACAAATGTAAGAGTAACAGAACCAAGATCGCTCATACAAGAGGAGTATTCTGTTCAATAACCATGCCAGGAATACCTTCTGGGCTCTAGAAGCATGGGACAGTTTCTATAAACattcaaaaaaaatatatcttaacATTTTATACATGATAAATCTTGTTGTCATAAGTATTAtcagcatatacaggtccttctcaaaatattagcatattgtgataaagttcattattttccataatgtaatgatgaaaatttaacattcatatattttagattcattgcacactaactgaaatatttcaggtcttttattgtcttaatacggatgattttggcatacagctcatgaaaacccaaaattcctatctcacaaaattagcatatttcatccgaccaataaaagaaaagtgtttttaatacaaaaaacgtcaaccttcaaataatcatgtacagttatgcactcaatacttggtcgggaatccttttgcagaaatgactgcttcaatgcggcgtagcatggaggcaatcagcctgtggcactgctgaggtcttatggaggcccaggatgcttcgatagcggcctttagctcatccagagtgttgggtcttgagtctctcaacgttctcttcacaatatcccacagattctctatggggttcagctcaggagagttggcaggccaattgagcacagtgataccatggtcagtaaaccatttaccagtggttttggcactgtgagcaggtgccaggtcgtgctgaaaaatgaaatcttcatctccataaagcttttcagcagatggaagcatgaagtgctccaaaatctcctgatagctagctgcattgaccctgcccttgataaaacacagtggaccaacaccagcagctgacagggcaccccagaccatcactgactgtgggttcttgacactggacttcaggcattttggcatttccttctccccagtcttcctccagactctggcaccttgatttccgaatgacatgcagaatttgctttcatccaaaaaaagtactttggaccactgagcaacagtccaatgctgcttctctgtagctcaggtcaggcgcttctgccgctgtttctggttcaaaagtggcttgacctggggaatgcggcacctgtagcccatttcctgcacacgcctgtgcacggtggctctggatgtttctactccagactcagtccactgcttccgcaggtcccccaaggtctggaatcggcccttctccacaatcttcctttggaaaacagtctgtccattctttgTGCCCTCGTGTCCTCCCTGATcatctccatcatctctgtccctctttcttttctgaccccttcctgctggctcactgtcttccttctccatctggttgcccaccgctccgcttggccctggagtgtcctcagggatggaggtaTTTAGGACAGGAgctgttgtggaagacctctgacccaacacctcatccataaggacaaaccagggccaagtagcagcagtgggcttttcactgattccctctcctgaccctggatacttacaatcctaaagttagattgaataaaaaaagagttgactaaacagagaaaccaacaagacttttagaaatatttttttatttgtgtgtgacatgagaacttctgaacatactttaaattcttttctttttcaaattgtcccacattgttttgtcctgcaaagggggtgaccttcccctgttggtccatcttctccagaattgtcctaaaccgaaagaagtatgttaatcactggatggatatttatgaaagttagaaagataggagttattgaaactggacagaaactgactgcaaagaatgttgttattgtacctccaagccacggtggctgagtttttagctccagtaaaaaggtggtggttctcacccatgagcttaataaactggcccgtctgcggCTTTGTAGctaaacaaaatatgaaaataccaaaaaaaaagtcttacccatgattggggttttgagtgatgaaccaggctgggagttttaaaggcctcaggaatcttttgcaggtgtttagagttaactcgttgattcagatgattaggttcatagctcgttcagagacccttttaatgatatgctaattttgtgagataggaattttgggttttcatgagctgtatgccaaaatcatccgtattaagacaataaaagacctgaaatatttcagttagtgtgcaatgaatctaaaatatatgaatgttaaattttcatcatgacattatggaaaataatgaactttatcacaatatgctaatattttgagaaggacctgtactgtcattttcaataaattagaatagtattttaaaaagtaactcACTTCATATTATAtacagtgtttctttttttacttttacagaaTTAAAAGCCTGAAGCCGGTCCAGGTCAAAGGAGGAGATGGATTGAGCCAattacagaacaaaacatgttaGAGACTTGATAACAGCGTGATAAttcaacttccagcaggacaacaaccctaaacacccAGCTTTAGCCACAGTGGGCTTGTTTAGATATAAAACTCCATTCTGTCTGACTGAAAATGGGCTACGTTGCAAAGAAGTCTCTAGATGTGTGAAGCTGGTTGGAACATGCCCCACATGACTTAAAGCTGTGCAAACGGGGTTCTCCAAAGCATTGAATAAATACAAGAGCACAcctcatttttcagatttttattttaaactaatttCAAAATCATGCATCAttgtccttccatttcacaattatataCTATTGTGTAAAATCCATTAGAGTTTGTGTTTACAAGAAGACAAACTGAAACAGATTCTTTGCAAAGCATTGTACACGACAAGCTCCAAGTTACAGTTCTGCTGCATAGATCAAATTTAAATTCAATCTTGATTTCATATTTAGCATGTAAAGTGCTCCACGTGCATGTTGAGTATAAAAGCCACATTTCTACAGTGCATACATTCCAGCTCCTATAGTTGCCAGGGCAACACACAGTCCTATGGTGAATTGCAGGATGGGTGACACTGGGACCCTGGTAGCTGCCAAGCTCCTTTTTGATATGTCCGTTTCTGTTGTGATGCTCAGCATTTTCTGTAAGTCATCAAAAACCTAATAGGAAAAAAAGCATGTTGGATAAACTCAGCAAGTTGCAAAATGCTTGCTCTGCATACAGAGGGTTTCAGTTCCTGCTTCTGCCAAATCTAAAGTAACGTGGAGGAGTTTATTAAGCTGTCACCGGTCAGTGACCTCTAACTCTAACTGGGAACCTGCTTGATCCCTGTCTCCTCACCCGGATGTTCAGCTCAAACGCTGCCACGGCCTCCTCCAGAACGACCGCCTTCTCCTCCTCGGTCAGCTCCACGCTGTTCATCCGGCTCCTGTACAGCTGCTTGAAACGGTTGGGGCTGCTCACGCCGGGGAAGGAGAAGAACGACAGCCCCTCTTTGCTGCTCAACCCCAGAGATTTCTGAGTGATTTTTCCCAATACTTGTCCGCCTGACAGATCGCCGAGGTAGCGGGTGTAGGCGTGGGCAACGAGTAGCTCAGGGTTGTCTTTGCCAATCTAAAAAAGGAGCCAAAGGgaatgcttttaaattcagcTTAGGTAGTGGAAATCTGTTGGTCCCTGAATACATTAGGGATTTTTTGACATGTGCAATGTGGTTCTTTACCCAGGGCAGCACAGTCTAGAGagcaaaacaaaggaaaaattgCAGTTTTGATTAGCTAGTGGCAGTAGCATCCAGTCAGTGTGTAAGCATTGTAAGCACCTCACTAATGATGCAGAGGTTGGtatctgttttaaaaaagaacatttatgtcctttattctgtttgtaaaaataaatggggGGTGGGGGCTTAGGAGAGGACCACCCAGGTTGCTATTCAAGCAAGAACCGCCACTGACTGCAGAACATTTTTACCCACCTTTCTCAGTCTCTGTTCATATCTGTGTGTGGCTGCAGGGACAATCACTCTCTTCTTCCAGTCCTGGCCAAAGAAATACTCCAGATCTCTTTCCAGAGATTCCAAGCGGGAAAGTTCCTGAGGGAAGTAAATAGGCGCCACAGCTGGATGAGAGGAATTTCTGTCCAGCTCTTCTTCTAGAGCTTTGTAGATCTCATAAAGGGAGCACAGCAGGACCTATCGGGGGACATTAGAGGAATATACAACTTTTAGGATGAtgtggaaaacaaaaagcagcagAGAGAGCTGATCTTCAAATGTGATCATCTTACCTTGTATTGTGGCAGAGTAATCTGTCCCTTCTGGTAACTGAGCATCAGCTCTGTATTTTCAGCTCTGATATGGTTTTCCTTAGTGGCGGCTTTGATTTGCTCGGATAAGTCGCTAAAGACAGGCGGCAAACAAAGATTACAATTATCCATCTTCTTTTTCACTAAATGCTGGAAAAACGACctttattaaatcatttcattgAACAATTAAGACAATGGGTTATACCGGCCAGCTTCACCCGAGTCATCTTTCCTTGCACTCTTCAAGGTCTCCATCTGTGTAGGTAACACTGAACTCTTTATGTTGCTTGTTAAAAGCGCCTTTAAAGCAACAATAGTCAATGAAACAGATGGACTTACATTCAGTAATCTGCAGTCCTCAGTTCTTTCCCTAAGCAGAAGTTGTCTCTTCTTTGCGATGGCTCTACTGTAGCCTcttacacctctcacacttttTATACCATCCTGATGTTGTAGCTGCTGAGTCAAACGGTAAGTGTGACCGCTGCGTCATGTTTCTAAACCAGCAGCAGCTCCACATGACAAAGCAGATGTGAACCCAAAGTGGCAAAAATGGTAAACCATGATAAGGCAAAACTCAAAAGAGAGAAGTTTGGAGTTACTTATATTGCTCAAATGTACGAAGGTGCTTCTGTAGAGTAGTTTTCCAGGGACGAGGTTGAATTATTTCtggttttatataattttatgcTTTCACAGCTTTGATTTCAAAggtttttattcactttttttaATTCACTTTTAAGTctactttttcttgttttaaataagTACAGCAACTAAAATATCACAATGTTCCTCATTCATTGTTCCATTTTGGTGCCCTTTTTTTTTACACCCATAGGTAACCCTAACCCTAGTTACCAGTTACAAATCATAcatacaaaacataaacaaacactgacattGCTtagaaaaagtattcacacagcTTGAACGTTTTCATGTCACAACCACACACCCTAATGTATTTAATTGTGATTTTAGGTGACAGACtaacacaatgtagtgcataattagGAAGTCAAAGGATATTTTGTTTTAAGCATTTTTCATGacttaaaatcttaaaaaagtgTGACATCCATTTGCATTCAGCTTCTTTGCTCTGATACCTAAATACAAAAATGGCAGGAATTTatacattgttgaaagaaaggcaGAAGAAGTCCCTTATAGCCAAAAAGTTATTACGTGACACACCAAACGTGATGGGGCTTGGGTTGAATAAGACCTTTTTGGCCTGCGTGCAGAAAACTATGCCAGAAAAACAATGTACATCAGCTTTGGGtggctgtggctcaggtggtaggagttcatcctgtaaccagtgggttgctaGTTTGAAGCCCcgctcagtcgttgtgtccttgggcaagacacttcagcTGACTTGTCTGCCGATGGTgttcagagggctcggtggcgctTGTGTTTTGTAGCATCACTTCtgtcagggcagctgtggcaaCAATGTAGCTTACCGCTGTCAgagtgtgaatgggtggatgaccaTTGTAGTGTAAAGTTCTTTGGGGTATCTGGGGACtcgataaagtgctatacaagtgtaGGCCATTTATCAGTTTTACCATTACATCACCCACACATTGAAACATGCtgtggcagcatcttgctgtggaTATTCCTTTCCTctgcagagacagggaagctggtccaAATTGATAGGAAGTTGGATTGAACTTCGAcccttgaagaaaacctgttagagacttaatgtttatgtttagtAGCAAAGATGGTAAAgctcagaaaataaatttttccaCCACAAGACTCCCATTCTTCGGACTTTGGTGTTTTTTTGAGAACCAACATGCTTTTCCAGCAGTTTTGGGATCTAAGCGTGCCTCGTCAACAGCATTTTTCCTTCCTTGTTACACAACTTGGTAGAAAAGTGAAGTAGGAAAATAGCAAGCTTGATGACCTGCCCACATTTCTTCTGTCGTTACAGATGTTTCTTTTAATACAAAAAGAGAGCATCCAAACAATACAGTTAAAACGGGAAAGGAAAATACGCCACCATACTTATTTCTATCATGTCCAGTTTTGACCCGCCCATTGTGATGAAGTAAAAGAAGAAAGGGATTCAGAAAAATGGGTTAGTTATAAGCATAATCACCATAGCGATATTCAGCAACAGTATTGTCATTAAATTTTCTTATTATTGTGCTCAAGGCATATTAAAGTAGCCCAGGTTATATGGGGTtccaaatgtgacaaaaatgtttagggtgtattcacacttgccacttttggtccgctttaaacagaccagagttcgtttccccccttggtccggaccttttgtgcaggtgtgaatacactcaagcgaaccctggtccaaACCAAACAACTGGACCCGAGActcactttttgaggtggtcttgggccgcttccaaacggactctggtgcgtttcgcttatggtctgaatacaaaccgaccccgatccgaaccaactacaaaaacgtacgtctctttggacataaaaagccaccgtagccgctagcaaaggtgtgtgttgtaagctaatcatacctgataaatgtgtgttgcttagcatcgctactggcttgttgtgggacacgTAGAGAACGGAACGGggttccaaaataaaaaaatttaacgtctcaaaatctgtgttgaatgagctgctcttcagccTCACAATAATGTTGCAAATGTAATGACGCCATAAATATGccgaacagaggtgctgcacgcagcacgtctacagttgTTTTCCTAAATGTCCAGGTCTgcgctctgtcccgcccccgtcatttctgtccaatgggaacaatgatcgtcacctgcgtggctttgtttacaagtaatagttcacttgcaaaaagtacaatgtaaaaaaaactgcaccaaatgaaaaaaataatgtttgctttaggtccggaccaaacaagtggaccaaaggactttcctggtgtgaatacacccttagatATGTTCATATGTACACTGTACATGTCCCGTGATTAAACATTTGTCTACATATATGTAAGTTTTGACTGCTTCTGCtgtaataaaagtatttttgatttGATGTGTCAAACAAACCAGACGTAAAATTCAACATGGTCAGTTCTATTTTAGTCTATGCTGCTGTAGTCCTGAAATGTTGACCTGATGGGCTGTTTGACCATGTCGCCTGACTTAGGAGTCACTTGATGTCATTTTCTTGTGTTGTGTTGAGGACATTGAATTTTTAAAACAGTTGTCATTGTTTACAGAAGGAGCTTTATAACTTTTTAAGAACTTTTAGAAGTCCTCCTTTATTCTATTACTGCTCAGGACAAATCTAATCAAGGTCACTCTTCTTCTTGCTCTGTTCACACGGTTTATCACTACAGCCCTCTAATGGTGACTTCACTTTTATTATGTTCACTTATCACTGCAATTAGGGTTGTAATGACACAACCTAACAGCAAATGGagatacagtggggagaacaagtatttgatacactgccagtTTTGCAGGTTtccccacttgcaaagcatgtggaAGTAATTCATTTTTATCGTATacacttcaactgtgagtgacggaacctaaaacaaaaatccagaaaatcccaTTGTGATTTGGAAATTTGAccaaaaattaaagacttctacatgctttgcaagtgggaaaacctgcaaaacagCAGTCTATCAAATACTTGTTATCcccactgtacaggtccttctcaaaatattagcatattgttataaagttcattattttccataatgtaatgatgaaaatttaacattcatatattttagattcattgcacactaactgaaatatttcaggtcttttattgtcttaatacggatgattttggcatacagctcatgaaaacccaaaattcctatctcacaaaattagcatatttcatccgaccaataaaaagaaaagtgtttttaatacaaaaaacgtcaaccttcaaataatcatgtacagttatgcactcaatacttggttgggaatcctttggcagaaatgactgcttcaatgcggcgtggcatggaggcaatcagcctgtggcaatgctgaggtcttatggaggcccaggatgcttcaatagcggcctttagctcatccagagtgttgggtcttgagtctctcaacgttctcttcacaatatcccacagattctctatggggttcaggtcaggagagttggcaggccaattgagcacagtgataccatggtcagtaaaccattcaccagtggttttggcactgtgagcaggtgccaggtcgtgctgaaaaattaaatcttcatctccataaagcttttcagcagatggaagcatgaagtgctgacacggcaccccagaccatcactgactgtgggaacttgaaactggacttctggcatttccttctccccagtcttcctccagactctggcaccttgatttccgaatgacatgcagaatttgctttcatccgaaaaaagtactttggaccactgagcaacagtccagtgctgcttctctgtagcccaggtcaggcgcttctgccgctgtttctggttcaaaagtggcttgacctggggaatgcggcacctgtagcccatttcctacacacacctgtgcacggtggctctggatgtttctactccagactcagtccactgcttccgcaggtcccccaaggtctggaatcggcccttctccacaatcttcctcagggtccggtcacctcttctcgttgtgcagcattttctgccacactttttccttcccacagacttcccactgaggtgccttgatacagcactctgggaacagcctattcattcagaaatttctttctgtgtcttaccctcttgcttgagggtgtcaatagtggccttctggacagcagtcaggtcggcagtcttacccatgattgggattttgagtgatgaaccaggctgggagttttaaaggcctcaggaatcttttgcaggtgtttagagttaactcgttgattcagatgattaggttcatagctcgtttagagacccttttaatgatatgctaattttatgagataggaaatttgggttttcatgagctgtatgccaataatcatccgtattaagacaataaaagacctgaaatatttcagttagtgtgcaatgaatctaaaatatatgaatgttaaattttcatcatgacattatggaaaataatgaactttatcacaatatgctaatattttgagaaggacctgtatagtacggtggccggggggtgcaaaacacttttacaagtaccgaaacaaatttacatttcagaaaacaattttacatttcagaaaatcaaccggaaagggaatgtaccaacgccgaggctgacccggaagtcagcctcagggctgcatccttcgaaggccgtattcgttggccgattacgttacagcgcggcgacgaaggctgtcccaattcatgaataattccgagcaaatgctgccgacaaatgtgtccttattttgcccgatttgaaggatgggtcgtgagtatccttcgcggcccatcatttcccatcattcattgcgggtcgaagcggattggtcaagcaggggaagccatggcggaccatagcaacaaaagctgtgagtaaattgtggaaaattacactttctgtgacacaaattaacttctacaatgtttttagtgtgggaatataactatgtagacgttaaatatctgcttgatttatctagacatcgcttaatttcaaatgtgctccaacgtgtttggagttttccgttcccggcgtagtaaccggctcgcctcgccagcccttcCCTCAGAAACTTTCCCGCTTGGAATCTCTGGAAAGAGATCTGGAGTATTTCTTTGGCCAGGACTGGAAGAAGAGAGTGATTGTCCCTGCAGCCACACACAGATATGAACAGAGACTGAGAAAGGTGGGTAAAAATGTTCTGCAGTCAGTGGCGGTTCTTGCTTGAATAGCAACCTGGGTGGTCCTCTCCTAAGCCCCCACCccccatttatttttacaaacagaataaaggacatcaatgttttttttttaaacagatacCAACCTCTGCATCATTAGTGAGGTGCTTACAATGCTTACACACTGACTGGATGCTACTGCCACTAGCTAATCAAAACTGcaatttttcctttgttttgctCTCTAGACTGTGCTGCCCTGGGTAAAGAACCACATTGCACATGTCAAAAAATCCCTAATGTATTCAGGGACCAACAGATTTCCACTACCTAAgctgaatttaaaagcattcCCTTTGGCTCCTTTTTTAG is a genomic window of Girardinichthys multiradiatus isolate DD_20200921_A chromosome X, DD_fGirMul_XY1, whole genome shotgun sequence containing:
- the LOC124862777 gene encoding heme oxygenase-like; translated protein: METLKSARKDDSGEAGRDLSEQIKAATKENHIRAENTELMLSYQKGQITLPQYKVLLCSLYEIYKALEEELDRNSSHPAVAPIYFPQELSRLESLERDLEYFFGQDWKKRVIVPAATHRYEQRLRKIGKDNPELLVAHAYTRYLGDLSGGQVLGKITQKSLGLSSKEGLSFFSFPGVSSPNRFKQLYRSRMNSVELTEEEKAVVLEEAVAAFELNIRVFDDLQKMLSITTETDISKRSLAATRVPVSPILQFTIGLCVALATIGAGMYAL